Genomic DNA from Mycolicibacterium helvum:
CAGCATTCCCGAGACTCCGGTACCGGTCAGGAATGCGTTGTCGAGCGAGCTCAGCGTCAGGTCGAAAGTGGCCGACGTATTGATGTAGTCGCCACGAATCACCTTCGGGATGTTGTCGATCGGGTACGGAGCCGTGATGACCAACTTCAGCGAGTCGATCAGATACGGCGCGGCCCGGCCGAACTGCTTGAGCGGACGCTGCAGCAGCGCCAGGTTGGTGTCGAAATCGGCACGCGACTGCGACAGCGTCTGATCGGTGATCGCACTGAACCGGCCGAGCGCCTCGACGGCGCCGGTGAACCGGTCCCTGGCATCGGCGAAATACTTGATCAGCGGCGGGAATTCGGTGAGCACGCGGTCCAGGGTGGCGTTACGAGCGGCAACGATCGACACCAGTTCGTTGGTCTTGTCGATCGCCCGGGTCAGGTCGTCGCGCTGCTGGTTGAGCTGATCGGTGAACGTGTCCAGCTTGCCCAGGAAGTCGCGGATCTGCTCGGCGTTGCCGTCCAGGATGTTGGAGACCTCGGTCTGGATGATCTCCAGGTTCGGGATGCCGCCACCACGCAGCACGGTGGCGATGCTGGCCAGCGTGCGTTCAGTGGTCGGGAAGGACTGCGAGTTCTTCAGCGGGATCGTCGCGCCGCTGCGCAGCGGCTCGGACGACGGATTCGGCGGCGGATCCAGCTCGACGTGCTGAGTGCCCAGCAAGCTGGTCTGGCCGATCCGCGCAATGGCGTTGGCCGGCAGCTTGATTCCGGGCTGCAGCTCGAGCGTCAGGGTCGGAATCCAGTTCTTCAGCTCGATGGCGCGCACCGAACCCACGAACACGTCGGCAACTCGCACGCGGCTGTTGACGTTGAGCGCCAACGTATCCGGCATCTGGACGTAGATGGTCATCTTGTCCTTGCCGCTACCGGGCCCGCCCGGCATCGGCACGTTGGCGATACCGCGCCAGCCGCACGACGTCAGCACCAGCGCCGTCAACAGCAGGATGAAACCGCGCCAGCCGAACCGGCGGGCGGTGGTCAGAATGGCACTCACTGTCCACCTCCCGCTTCAGCGGGCAACACCGGACCGGCGGCGGGAGCCGCGGGTGCGGCCGCCGGAGCCCCGCCGTTGATCTGCTGCGAGACGGGCAACGGTCCAGGGACCACGTCCGGCCCCGGCGGTGGCGGCGGGATCGCGCCCGGGTACCACGGCGGCGGCAGCGGATTGTTCTGGTCGTAGGAGTTCGACGGGGCACCACCGCGCGGGCCACCCGGCGGGTAAGAGACCGGGTCGGGACCGCCCAGCAACGCCGCCAGCGAGTCCGGGGTGAGCATGTTGGCGGTGAACGCCTGCACGTCCACACCCTGCATGCCCGGCGCCACAATCCAGCCCGGCTCGTGATTGCCGTGCGAGAACAACGTGTCCCGCGACCAGATGCCGGGCACCGTCGTGTCCTTGTACCCCGGCGGCGGCCGCAGCCGTTCCTCGGAGTAGGCCACGTACTTCGGCAGCATCTCGGCGGTCGAGAACTGGTTGACGCCGAACGGCGGGAAGTTGAACTTGATCGCGTCCATGATCGGCGCGAGGTACTCCGCGCACATCTCTGCCGAATCCTGATAGCCCAGCCGGCTACCGGACTGGATCGCGCTACAGATGAACTGCAACGGGTTGGCGAAGCTGGCGATGGTCGGAATCGCCACCAGCGCACCGTGCGTCGGGTGGTAGATGTTCTGCAGGTTGGCGGCCAGGTTCGGGTAGACGTGCAACACCGTCTCCAGGCCGTTGCGCGATTCCGGCTGCAGGACCTGGGTCGTGACCTCGGAGAGGTTGTTGATGTCCTTGCTCAGCACCGAACCGTTGTCGTTGACGAACTTGCGCGCCGTGGTCAATAGCGTGTCAATGTCCTTGACCGCCTTGGCGACTTCTTGATCTGAGTGGCTGAACGAGTTGGTGAAGGTGGCCAGGTTGTTGTTCAGCGACACCAGCTGCTGGTCACTCTTGTGCAGTGCGTTGACGAACAGGGCCAGGCTCTTGAGCACACCGAAGAAATCGCCACGCCCTTCGTTGAGCGCCGTCACCGCGTCGGACAGCGCCTTGAACGTGGTGTTGATCTGCTCGCCCTTGCCCTCCAGCCCGTTGGCGAAGGACTCCAGGACATCACCGAAGGGGCCCTTGGGCTGATCGGGTGTCGGGCCGAGTTTGGTGACGATATCGGAGATCTGGTTACGCAGGTCGTCCCACTCCACCGGCACCTGGGTGCGTTCGATCGGGATGACGGCGTTGTCGGCCATCACCGGACCGCCGTTGTAGGGCGGTGCCAGCTGGATCACCCGGGAGGCAACCAGACTCGGGTTGAGGATCGTCGCGGTGGCGTCGGCGGGGACCTTGTACTTGTTCTGGTAGTTGAAGGTGACCTTCATCTTGTCGCCGGCCGGTTCGATCTTGTCGATCTGGCCGACCTGCACACCCATGATCTGGACGCGGTCACCCGGGTACAGCGCGAGCGCCTCGGGGAAGTACGCCACCACAGTGTTGGTGGTCAGCTTCTTGTACAGCTGGTAGCCGACCAGCCCCGCAACCAGCGCGATGATCACCACGAGGGTGCCCACGACGACGGACATCCGAGACATCTTCGGCACACCCAGATTACGAATATTGAAGACTGTCGACATCGCTTACGCTCCCCCTCCCTGATCGACGGGCGCCAGGTCCCCGACCGGCGGCACCTGCGGCCCCGGTCCCGGTGGCGGGATCGGTCCGATGAGGGCGTTCGGCGGTGGGGCGTAGCCGGGGATATCGGTGGCCGGTCCCGGTGTCGGGGCGACCGGAACGGTGCGGGCTCCCGGCGGACCGGGCGCCAGCGGCGGGGCCGGCACGCCGGCCACGTTCGGGGAAAGCTCGCCGGGGAAGGCTGCGCTCGGCACGCCCGGGCCGCCGACCGCGGCGGGGTTCGGCGCTGAGATCGGCACGTCGGCGAGCGGGTAACCACCCGGCACCGGACCGAACGGACCGTCCGTCAGGCCGGCACAGGGCAGCGGGTTGCCCGGTGTCGGAATGCCATCGGCGGGTGGGGTGTACGAGCACGGTGAGCCCGGGCCGACGGCGGGACCGGGATGGTCCGGTGTGCCCTCCAGCGGGATCGGGGCCGGCGGCGGCGCACCGTTGGGCTGGCGCTGTCCGTTGGGATCGGGGAACTTGAAGGCCGGCAGACCCGCGTTGCGCCAGAACTGTTCGGGATCGATGCCGCGCTTCTTGAACGCGGCGTCCACCCACGGCTGCAGGATCTGGTAGGGCACCAGGTTGACCACCAGCACCTTGAAGTACGGACCCGACCCGATGGCCTCGGCCAGTGCGCCCATGAACTTCGAGGCGGTGATCAGCACATCGGACAGGTCGGTCTTGTGCTTCACCAGCACATCGCTGATTGTTTTGAGCTGCTCCAGAACATGATTCAGGTTCGGATTGTCGTTGACGAATCCGGTGAACTGCTCGGAGAGCGCAGAAACATTGGCCAGCAGGTAGTCGACCTCGGAACGGCGCTCGTTGACGGCGGCCAGCAGGGTCTGGGCGTTGACCGCCAGGCGGTTGATCTGCTCGCTGCGGTTACCGAGCACGGCGGCGACCTTGTTGGCGTTGGCCAGCAGTTGCTTGAACTGCTCGTCACGCTTTCCGATCGTGTCGGAGAACCGGGCGACCCCGTCCAGCGCCGCGCTCAGGTGCGGATAGGTCTGATCGATGGTCTCGGACAACACGTTCAGCGACCGTTTGACGGTGTCGATATCCCAGCCCGCAGCGGCTTTCGTCACATCGAAGACCGCGTCGTAGATCTGGTAGGGCGTGGTGGTCTGGCCGATCGGCAGCACCGCGCCCGCCTGCAGCAGCTTGCTGCCTCGCGGCTCGATCTCGAGCACCCGCTTGCCCAGGATCGTCTCGGTGCGGATAGCCACTCGGCTCTCGGTGCCAATCTGCCTGGGGCCCAGGTTGAATCCGATCAACACGTGGTCGCCATCGATCTTCAGCGACTTGACCGTGCCGACGTCCATCCCGGCGATACGCACCTTGTCATCGGGGTTGAGGCCCGCGCTGTCGCTGAATTGGCCGTAGTAGGTCGGCTGGGCGAACAGCTGGGGAATACCGGAGAAGCTCTGTCCCACAGCGACGACGAGCACGATGATCACGATGCCGGCCAGGCCGTTCTTGATCCGGTTGGGAGTCTCTAGCGTCCTCATTGCGGCGTGCACCTACCCGTGGGCTGCTGAGTGATCTTCACGGTGCGGACCGGGCCACCGGGCTGCAGACCGTTGAGCTTCAGGTTGATGTCACACAGGTAGAAGTTGAAGAAATCGCCGTAGATACCGCCGGCGCGGCCGATCATCTTCACTGCCACCGGCAACTTGGTCAGCAGGTCGTCGAGGCGGTCCTGACCGTCGGCCAGCGGCTGCTGGATGGTCTCGAGCTTGCCGATCGTGTCCTTGAGCTGCGGGCGATCATCGGCCAGCAGATCACTCAAAGTGCCTGCCGCACTGCTGATGTTCGCGGTGGCTGAGGCCAGCGGGTCGGCGCGGTTCTTCAGGCCGGTGATGAGGATCTCGAAGTTGTTGACCGTCTGGTCGAAGTCCTTCTCATGCTTGACGGTGGTGTCCAGCACGGTGTTCAGGTTGGTGATCACCTCGCCGATCGCCTGATCACGGTCCGCCAGCGCAGAGGTCAGCTGGGCCGTCTGATCCAGGATGTCGTTGATGGTGCCGCCCTGCCCCTGAAAAACGGTGATGAGCGACGAGGCGATGGTGTTGACCTTCTGCGGATCCAATGACTTGAACAGCGGCTTGAAACCACCGATGAGCGCGTCGAGATCCAGCGCCGGCTGAGTCCGCGACATCGGAATGAAGCCGCCCCCAGGCAGGATCCGGTCGGCACCCTCGCCGGTGCCGCGATCGAGGTTGACGTAACGGTTGCCGATCAGATCCTGGTAGCGGATCTGGGCGGTGGTCGACTGATACAGCGGCAGGGTCCGATCGACGTTGAGCGTCACCTGAACACGATCGCCGTTGCCGATCAGCTTGATGTCGGAGACCTTGCCGACCTCGACACCGCCAGCACGGACGAACTGACCATTACGCAAACCACTGGCATTGCTGAATTCAGCTGTGTACGAGGTCGTTCGGTCGAAACGGAACTGACCAAACACGATGACGATAATCGCCGTGAAAAGCAGGAGCACCAGTGAGAATGCCCCGAGTTTGACTGCTGTGCCGGTGATTTTCATGGGTTGATCGTGTTCTCCCCGACTTGGCGTCCCCACACATACTCGGTGAGGATCGGCTGGCCGAGCTCAAAGTGGTTGTACGGAGCGAGCGAGGCGCCGTCGTCGACCACCAGGTGCGGCGCAGGCCAGAAGTTGCGGTTGACCGTCTGCCAGCAGCCGGGCGCTCCGCCCGGGCCGCCGCGACCGTTGATCCTGGGGAGGTTGTCCGGATAGACGTACGGGTTAGGCGCACCGAGGAATTCGGTGACGGTGTCCAGCGAGTACCCGTTGCCGCCGAACGAAGCCAGCGCCGGCTGCAACGCCTCGGCCTCACCCTTGATCTGGCAGTAGAACTGCGGGCTGTAGGTGTCCAGCAGTTTGGCGGTGGGGATGAGGTCGGCCTGGCCGCGCACGAAGTAGGGGCCGCCGCGTTCGAAGATGTCGGCGCCGGTGTTGCCGAAGCCGGTGGAGGCCAGCAGCGCGGCGTCGAGGTCCTTCTGCTGCCCGTTGAGGGTGCGGGCGGTGGTGACCGCGTGGTCGAGGAAGTCCCACAGGTCGGGGCTGGCCTTGGTGTAGACATCGGCCAGCTTGGACAGCTGCTGAATGTTGGTGCGGATCTGCGGCATCTGCGGGTTGATGTCATCGAGGACGGCATTGCCGTTGACGATCGACTGCCCGAACTTGGTGCCCAACCCGCCCAGCGCTTCGGCAGCCGCCGACAGAGTCAGGTTCAGTTTGACCGGATCGACCTTCTCCGAGATCGACGTGAGCGTCTCGAACAACGTGTTGAACTCGGTGGTGACTCCCGAGGCCTTGATCACGTCGGCACTCGAAATCCGGGTCTTCACCGGGTCTTTCGGGCTGGTGAACGACACGTACTTGTTGCCGAACACGGTGCTGGCCTTGATCTGAGCATCGACGTTGGCTGGGATCAAGGGGATGTAGTGCGGTGCGACCTCCAGGGTGAGTTCGGCCACCGACTTACCGCCGCGATCCACCGCGGCCACGTTGCTGACGCGGCCGATCTCCACCCCGTTGTAGGTCACCTTCGAGCCCGGGTCCATCACCAGGCCGGCGCGGTCGGAGACCATCGTGAGCGTCGTCTTACGCGTCAGGTCACCACGGAATTGGAGGTAGACCAACGTCACCAGCACGATCGCCAGGACGAGGAAGACCACGCCCGCCAACTTCAGTGGCGGGCGCCGGGAAGCGTTCAATGGCTGCGTCATACCGCTACACCGTGAGGTTGAAGTTCGGGTCGGTGCCGTAGAGCGCCAACGAGGCCAACAGAACCACGGTCGCGACGGCGACCAGCGAGGCGCGCATCGAGATCCCGACCGCCTCACCCACGCCGACCGGACCGCCGCTGGCGTTGTAACCGAAGTAGCAGTGATTGATCATCACGAACATGGCGATGATGATGGCCACGACGAAGGACCAGAACACGTCGTCGGGCCGCAGGAATGTGCGGAAGTAGTGGTCGTAGGTGCCCGTCGACTGGCCGTACAGGACGGTCGTGGTGAGCTGAGCGGCCAGGAACGACAGCAGCAGCGCCATCGCATACAGCGGAATGATCACGACCATGCCGGCCAGGATGCGTGTCGACACCAGGTAGCTGATGGACTTGATGCCCATCACCTCGAGTGCGTCGATCTCCTCACTGATCCGCATGGCGCCCAGTTCAGCGGTGGCGCCCGCACCGACCGTGGCGGCGAGGGCATGCCCGGAGACCAGGGGCGCGACGACGCGGACGTTCACCAGCGCCGCGACGAAGCCGGTGAAGGCCTCGACGCCGATGTTGCCCAGTGAGGCGTAGCCCTGGATCGCGATCAGCGAGCCACCAGACAGTGTCACGAAGCCCACGATCGCGATGGTTCCGCCGATGACGGCCATCGCGCCGGTGCCCATGCCGATCTCGGCGATCAGCCGCAGTGTTGCGCGACGGTAGTAGCGCAGGGCGTGCGGAATCTGGCCGACCGCGGAGACGGTGAACCACGCCACGTCACCGACCCTGTCGATGAACCGGCCCGGCGACGACGCCCACTTGGTCGCCCTCGAATACGCGCGCGGGTACCGGCTGCGCAGGACTGTCGCGGTACTCATATCAGTGCCCCGTTCCGAACCGAACACCGATGGTCGTCAGGACGACGTTGACGGCGAACAATGCGACCACGGAAAGGACGAGCGTTTCGTTCACCGCGGTGCCCAGGCCCTTGGAGCCGCCGGACACGGTCAGGCCGCGGTAGCACCCGACCAGTCCCGCGATCAACCCGAAGGTGAGCGCCTTCACGATCGAGATGATCACCTCGGGTAGTCCGGTGATCAGCGTCAGCGTGGAGACGTACGCGCCGGCGGAGATGTTCTGCATGTAGACACCGAAGATGAATCCGCCGACCAGGCCGACGGCGATGACAGCGCCGTTGAGAAGCACCGCGACGAACGTCGAGGCGACCACCCGGGGCAGGACGAGACGGTGGATGGGATCGATGCCGAGCACCTCGAGGGCGTCGATCTCCTCGCGGATGGTGCGGGCGCCGAGGTCGGCACAGATTGCCGTCGACCCGGCGCCTGCGACGACCAGCACGGTCACGATCGGACCGAGCTGGGTCACCGCGGCCAGCGCAGCGCCCGCGCCGGACACGTCGGCGGCGCCGAACTCGACCAGCAGGATGTTGATGGTGAAGATGATCAGGATCGTGTTGGGGACCGCGACGGCGATGGTCGGCAGGAACGTCACCCGGAACTGAAACCAGCCCTGGAGGATGAACTCTCGCCACTCGAACGGCCACTTCGTCGTTGCTTTCGCGGTGAGCACGCACATGCGGAAGAAGCCACCGATGGCGGTCAGCGCCGGACGCGCCTTGTCCTGGAGGTAGCCGCCAACACCGGCCGTCGTCGTCGTCACGAGAACGTCCACGTGACGGGACCGCGCCGGTCGCGGCTAAGCGGCAGTCCGACTGGCACGTACCCTCCTTGCCCCGATCCGCGGTGAGTGAGTGTCGTCTCCCTACTTACGAGTAGTAAGACGGACCACAGGAATGTACCCGATCGCTGAGGGCGTGTGCACCGCATCTGCACTATTGAACCTCCCTCGTTATTCGCCGATATTTGTCGTGCTCGTAAGTGGTTCGGTTGTTAGCCGGGATCGGCTGTATGCGAAGCATTTTCGCCAGCGAGATCCGTTTGTGCGCTGGCGCTGAAGCGAATCCGCAACTCCGTCTTGAGCACTTTGCCGGCGGGGTTGCGGGGCAAGACATCGACGATCTCGAGGCCCTTGGGATGCTTGTACCGGGCCAGTCGCTCGGTGAGGAATTCGTCGAGTTCGGCCAGCCGAAGGTCGCCGCCGGAGATCGCGGCCACGGCGACCGGCACCTCGCCCCACTTGGGGTGGGCGCGCCCGATGACCGCCACCTCGACGATCGCAGGATGCGCAGCCAGGACGTTCTCGACCTCGGCGCAGTAGATGTTCTCTCCGCCGGAGATGATCATGTCCTTTTTCCGGTCGACCACCCAGACATAACCGTCGGAGTCCATCTTGACCAGATCACCCGAGTGGAACCAGCCGCCGGCGAACGCCTCGGCGGTGGCCTCCGGGTTGTTCCAGTAGCCGGCCATGAGAGTCGGTGCACGATAGACGATTTCGCCGACTTCACCGACCGGGACATCGTTCATGTCCTCGTCAACAACACGAGCCGACACGGTCGGTATCACCTTGCCGACCGACCCGCGCTTGGCGATCGCGTCGTCGCCGAGCAGCATGCAGGTCACCGGTGACATCTCGGTCTGGCCGAACGCGGCGAGGATCTTGCTGTCAGGGAAGGTTTCCGACATCTCGCGCAGCAAGGTGTCCGACGCCGGGGCGGCACCCCAGGACAGCGACCGCAGCCGGATATCCCGCGGCTTGGCCTGCTGCGCGGCACAGACCGCCTGCCACTGCGCCGGGACCAGGAAGATGCCGGTGACCCGTTCGGCCTCGAGAACGTCGAGCAGTTGCCCGGGGTCGAATCCACCCAGCGGGTGGATGACGGTCGGGGTGCCCAGGATGAGACCGCCGAGGGTGTTGCCGATGCCGGCGATATGGAACAGCGGAACTCCGATGAATCCGACGTCGTGATTGATGTCCGGCCCGGTGGTGTACATCCCGGTCATCGCCTGGCCCGCCAGGTTCGCGTGGGTCAGCACCGCGCCCTTGGGCCGTCCGGTGGTGCCCGAGGTGTACATGATCAGGGCCGGGCTGTCATTGGGGATGTCAACGGGTTCGTGCTCATCGCCCTCTTCGACGATGAGGTCCTCGTAGCCGAGCAACCCATCGTCGGTGGCGCCACCGGCGACGACGACGGCGGTCAACGCCGGCGCGAGGTCACCGACGGCCTTGGCGACATCGGCGAGCACGGTTTCGGTGACCAACACCGCCGCCCCGCAGTCCTGAACCAGAAACGCCAGCTCCGGCGGGGTGAGCCGGAAATTGACCGGGACAGCGATCGCGCCGAGCTGGTTGGCGGCCAGGGTGGCCTCGACAAACTCCGGGCGGTTGAGCATCAGGATCATCACCCGGTCGCCGAACCGGACGCCGCGCCGGCTCAAGGCATTGGCGAGTGCGGTAACGCGGCGGTCGAACTCGGCCCACGTCGTCGTATGACCCATATAGCGCAGGGCGGTCGCGTCCGGTTGCATCAGCGCGTGCCGCGCCAGCTGGTTGGTCCAGTTCTGGCGGCGCGCGAGATATGGCTGGTCGGTGGTCGCGGTGAGCTGCCTGGTCACTAGTCCTCTTTTGTCCGTCCGTCTGGCGTGAACGTTGTGTGAACCCGATACTGGAGAACGCAGGAATCGTTATATTTGATCAAATCCAGTGTTGCTTGGGTCACACTATTGCCTCGCTGCTCGCCACACAAGTCCTCGGGGGTCACGTGAACGCACCGGCTTCCGCACGGCTTGAAAACCGTCGGGGACGCCGTCGTTCACAACTATCGGACGAGGTCGCCGCGCATCTGCGGGAAGCCATCATGACCGGCGTGCTACGGCCGGGGACGTTCATCCGCCTCGATGAGACGGCCGCCCGGCTCGGGGTCAGCATCACCCCGGTGCGAGAGGCCCTGCTGACCCTGCGAGGCGAAGGGATGGTGGCTCTCGAGCCGCGCCGCGGGTACGTCGTGCAACCACTGAGCCGCCAGGACGTCGCCGATATCTACTGGCTGCAGGCCACGATCGCCAAGGAGCTGGTGACCAGTGCGGCGCAGCGACTGACCGACGAACAGATTGACGAGCTCGCCGAGGCCAACGAAAGGCTGGCCGCGGCGGTGACCGCGGGCGATCAGGCCACCATCGGCGCCGCCGAGTTCGCCTTCCACCGATTGCTCAACCGCGGGGCCGGCCGGATGAAGCTGGCCTGGTTTCTCCTGCACGCGGCGCGCTACATGCCGCCGCAGATCTACGTCACCGACGCATCCTGGGGTGCGGCGGCCGTCGAGACCCATCGCCAGCTGATCGCCGCGCTGCGGCGCCGCGACACGGCCGCGCTCGTCGAGCTGTCCGGGGCGGAATTCAACGATGGCGTGAACCGGCTGCTGGAGCAGCTGGAACGCAACGGGATGTGGCGGCGCTAACCGCTCGCCGCAAGCTGCTCGGCGCGGGTCTTGAGGTTGTCGGCCAGATGCTCGAGCACGTCGTTGATCAGCTTCTTGACCATGATGTCCGGAACCGGCAGGGACACCTCGACCTCGAGGTCCACCGTCAGCAGACTCGAGGGCCCCATGGCGACCACGGAGAACAGCTGATCCTGCTTGGTGAACACCTCGCCCTGCTGCAGCACGGTCTGGATCTGGCCTTCGCCGGGGTAATAGACGGCCTGGATGAAAGTGCCCGACTGGCCCTGGATCTCCATGTCGAGCCGCAGCTGGCTGGGCCGGCCGTCGTCGTAGCGAGCCAGCACGTAGACGGCCTTGGCCTCGTCGTTCCATTCCGGATACTTCTCGAAGTCGGCGACGATGCGCAGGATCGAATCGGCATCGGCGTTGACCTCAACGGTCTTACTGACGAGCGGCATCGGGCGAGTCTATTTCAGAGCTATCCGTCTGCTTTCGTGGCGCTGGCAGCCGGGCCCAGCGGTGACTCCACCCTGACCTTCTCCTCACGGATCAGGCCCCGTAACAACGCGGTGCTGAACTCGGCGGCGATCTCCTTGGCGGTGCGCCGGCCGTCCGGGCGAAGCCAGCGATAGGCCCCCAGCGTCATCCCGATGTAGCCGAGCGCCACCACGTGGGTGTCGCACTCGAAGAACTCGCCGCTGACGATCCCCCGGTCGATCAGGCCGTGCACGTGCTCGTAGACCTGGGTTTCCTTCTCCCTGACCTCGATGACCTGCTCGGCGGTGAACCACTCGGTGATGTAGGGCGCTTCCTGGAAGTACACCGCTGCGCCCTCGGGGTTCTCGGCGATGTTCGTCAGCAGCCGGACCGTGTACTGGTAGAGCGCCTCCCGCGCGGTCCAGGACGGATCGTCGTGGACGGCCTCGAGAGTGTTGTCGGCGGCGCGGCGATAGATGTCGAACAGGATCAACGACTTGCTGGCGTAGTAGTGGTAGACCGTCGCCTTGTTCAGGCCGACGACATCAGC
This window encodes:
- a CDS encoding virulence factor Mce family protein, giving the protein MSAILTTARRFGWRGFILLLTALVLTSCGWRGIANVPMPGGPGSGKDKMTIYVQMPDTLALNVNSRVRVADVFVGSVRAIELKNWIPTLTLELQPGIKLPANAIARIGQTSLLGTQHVELDPPPNPSSEPLRSGATIPLKNSQSFPTTERTLASIATVLRGGGIPNLEIIQTEVSNILDGNAEQIRDFLGKLDTFTDQLNQQRDDLTRAIDKTNELVSIVAARNATLDRVLTEFPPLIKYFADARDRFTGAVEALGRFSAITDQTLSQSRADFDTNLALLQRPLKQFGRAAPYLIDSLKLVITAPYPIDNIPKVIRGDYINTSATFDLTLSSLDNAFLTGTGVSGMLRALEQAWGRDPQTMIPDVRFTPHPNMTDGGGPFVERGE
- a CDS encoding virulence factor Mce family protein, which codes for MSTVFNIRNLGVPKMSRMSVVVGTLVVIIALVAGLVGYQLYKKLTTNTVVAYFPEALALYPGDRVQIMGVQVGQIDKIEPAGDKMKVTFNYQNKYKVPADATATILNPSLVASRVIQLAPPYNGGPVMADNAVIPIERTQVPVEWDDLRNQISDIVTKLGPTPDQPKGPFGDVLESFANGLEGKGEQINTTFKALSDAVTALNEGRGDFFGVLKSLALFVNALHKSDQQLVSLNNNLATFTNSFSHSDQEVAKAVKDIDTLLTTARKFVNDNGSVLSKDINNLSEVTTQVLQPESRNGLETVLHVYPNLAANLQNIYHPTHGALVAIPTIASFANPLQFICSAIQSGSRLGYQDSAEMCAEYLAPIMDAIKFNFPPFGVNQFSTAEMLPKYVAYSEERLRPPPGYKDTTVPGIWSRDTLFSHGNHEPGWIVAPGMQGVDVQAFTANMLTPDSLAALLGGPDPVSYPPGGPRGGAPSNSYDQNNPLPPPWYPGAIPPPPPGPDVVPGPLPVSQQINGGAPAAAPAAPAAGPVLPAEAGGGQ
- a CDS encoding MCE family protein, whose protein sequence is MRTLETPNRIKNGLAGIVIIVLVVAVGQSFSGIPQLFAQPTYYGQFSDSAGLNPDDKVRIAGMDVGTVKSLKIDGDHVLIGFNLGPRQIGTESRVAIRTETILGKRVLEIEPRGSKLLQAGAVLPIGQTTTPYQIYDAVFDVTKAAAGWDIDTVKRSLNVLSETIDQTYPHLSAALDGVARFSDTIGKRDEQFKQLLANANKVAAVLGNRSEQINRLAVNAQTLLAAVNERRSEVDYLLANVSALSEQFTGFVNDNPNLNHVLEQLKTISDVLVKHKTDLSDVLITASKFMGALAEAIGSGPYFKVLVVNLVPYQILQPWVDAAFKKRGIDPEQFWRNAGLPAFKFPDPNGQRQPNGAPPPAPIPLEGTPDHPGPAVGPGSPCSYTPPADGIPTPGNPLPCAGLTDGPFGPVPGGYPLADVPISAPNPAAVGGPGVPSAAFPGELSPNVAGVPAPPLAPGPPGARTVPVAPTPGPATDIPGYAPPPNALIGPIPPPGPGPQVPPVGDLAPVDQGGGA
- a CDS encoding virulence factor Mce family protein; amino-acid sequence: MKITGTAVKLGAFSLVLLLFTAIIVIVFGQFRFDRTTSYTAEFSNASGLRNGQFVRAGGVEVGKVSDIKLIGNGDRVQVTLNVDRTLPLYQSTTAQIRYQDLIGNRYVNLDRGTGEGADRILPGGGFIPMSRTQPALDLDALIGGFKPLFKSLDPQKVNTIASSLITVFQGQGGTINDILDQTAQLTSALADRDQAIGEVITNLNTVLDTTVKHEKDFDQTVNNFEILITGLKNRADPLASATANISSAAGTLSDLLADDRPQLKDTIGKLETIQQPLADGQDRLDDLLTKLPVAVKMIGRAGGIYGDFFNFYLCDINLKLNGLQPGGPVRTVKITQQPTGRCTPQ
- a CDS encoding MCE family protein; the protein is MTQPLNASRRPPLKLAGVVFLVLAIVLVTLVYLQFRGDLTRKTTLTMVSDRAGLVMDPGSKVTYNGVEIGRVSNVAAVDRGGKSVAELTLEVAPHYIPLIPANVDAQIKASTVFGNKYVSFTSPKDPVKTRISSADVIKASGVTTEFNTLFETLTSISEKVDPVKLNLTLSAAAEALGGLGTKFGQSIVNGNAVLDDINPQMPQIRTNIQQLSKLADVYTKASPDLWDFLDHAVTTARTLNGQQKDLDAALLASTGFGNTGADIFERGGPYFVRGQADLIPTAKLLDTYSPQFYCQIKGEAEALQPALASFGGNGYSLDTVTEFLGAPNPYVYPDNLPRINGRGGPGGAPGCWQTVNRNFWPAPHLVVDDGASLAPYNHFELGQPILTEYVWGRQVGENTINP
- a CDS encoding MlaE family ABC transporter permease, with protein sequence MSTATVLRSRYPRAYSRATKWASSPGRFIDRVGDVAWFTVSAVGQIPHALRYYRRATLRLIAEIGMGTGAMAVIGGTIAIVGFVTLSGGSLIAIQGYASLGNIGVEAFTGFVAALVNVRVVAPLVSGHALAATVGAGATAELGAMRISEEIDALEVMGIKSISYLVSTRILAGMVVIIPLYAMALLLSFLAAQLTTTVLYGQSTGTYDHYFRTFLRPDDVFWSFVVAIIIAMFVMINHCYFGYNASGGPVGVGEAVGISMRASLVAVATVVLLASLALYGTDPNFNLTV
- a CDS encoding MlaE family ABC transporter permease, yielding MTTTTAGVGGYLQDKARPALTAIGGFFRMCVLTAKATTKWPFEWREFILQGWFQFRVTFLPTIAVAVPNTILIIFTINILLVEFGAADVSGAGAALAAVTQLGPIVTVLVVAGAGSTAICADLGARTIREEIDALEVLGIDPIHRLVLPRVVASTFVAVLLNGAVIAVGLVGGFIFGVYMQNISAGAYVSTLTLITGLPEVIISIVKALTFGLIAGLVGCYRGLTVSGGSKGLGTAVNETLVLSVVALFAVNVVLTTIGVRFGTGH
- the fadD5 gene encoding fatty-acid--CoA ligase FadD5: MTRQLTATTDQPYLARRQNWTNQLARHALMQPDATALRYMGHTTTWAEFDRRVTALANALSRRGVRFGDRVMILMLNRPEFVEATLAANQLGAIAVPVNFRLTPPELAFLVQDCGAAVLVTETVLADVAKAVGDLAPALTAVVVAGGATDDGLLGYEDLIVEEGDEHEPVDIPNDSPALIMYTSGTTGRPKGAVLTHANLAGQAMTGMYTTGPDINHDVGFIGVPLFHIAGIGNTLGGLILGTPTVIHPLGGFDPGQLLDVLEAERVTGIFLVPAQWQAVCAAQQAKPRDIRLRSLSWGAAPASDTLLREMSETFPDSKILAAFGQTEMSPVTCMLLGDDAIAKRGSVGKVIPTVSARVVDEDMNDVPVGEVGEIVYRAPTLMAGYWNNPEATAEAFAGGWFHSGDLVKMDSDGYVWVVDRKKDMIISGGENIYCAEVENVLAAHPAIVEVAVIGRAHPKWGEVPVAVAAISGGDLRLAELDEFLTERLARYKHPKGLEIVDVLPRNPAGKVLKTELRIRFSASAQTDLAGENASHTADPG
- a CDS encoding GntR family transcriptional regulator; the protein is MNAPASARLENRRGRRRSQLSDEVAAHLREAIMTGVLRPGTFIRLDETAARLGVSITPVREALLTLRGEGMVALEPRRGYVVQPLSRQDVADIYWLQATIAKELVTSAAQRLTDEQIDELAEANERLAAAVTAGDQATIGAAEFAFHRLLNRGAGRMKLAWFLLHAARYMPPQIYVTDASWGAAAVETHRQLIAALRRRDTAALVELSGAEFNDGVNRLLEQLERNGMWRR